The sequence GTCGACGTCGTTCCCGAGGACGAGACGGACGAGGAGAAAGCCGAGAGCGCCGAGCCGTTCCGGCCGGCGATTCTGCTGAGCTAGGCCGGGAGTTGCGAGCAGGCGACGCGGGTGGCGCGAAGCGCGCCACCGAAAGGCGAGCGGCAAAGCCGCGAGCCGGATGGCCCCTACCGGAGCCACCGAAAGCGAGCGGTCGGCAGCTGCAGCACGCCGCTCTAGTCCCGGAACGGGCCGTCGCACTCCCGCCGTGTTCGTCCCGGGCTATCGGTCGGAGATAGACACCGGTGGCCCGATCTCGGTATTTGAACCTTCGGACGAATCAGCCTTCGAGAAAGCCGTTCGGCATTCGCGACCCAAGTGGTCCGTCAGGACCCGGGAGGGAAGCGATTCGCCGCGGCGGAGGCGCGGTCGCCAAGGACCGCGAAGTGGGGTCCGACGGCGATTTTTCCCACGTTTTTGCCGACCGCCGGCGAAGCCGGCGCGCAGCGCAAAAAGTGGGATTACACGCCCATCAGGTCGAAGTCCGTCCCGATATCGTGGTCCCGCGCGTGCTCGTAGACGACGTGAGCCGCGACGATGTCCTGAATGGCGAGCCCCGTGCTATCGAAGACCGTGACACCATCCTCGGCGGTCCGCCCCGCGATCTCACCCGTCACGACGTCGCCGAGTTCGCCGTAGAGATGGGCGTCGTCGAGGACGCCGGCACTCCAGGGAACGTTGATCTCGCCGGAGTGGGTACACTGCTCGTAGTCGTCGATGACGAGTTTCGCGTTCAGGAGGAGGTCGTCCGCCAGTTCGTGTTTGCCCTCGGCGTCGGCACCCATGGCGTTGATGTGGGTGTGATCCCCGACGTCCTCCGGGGAGACGATGGGCGATTCAACGGGTGTTACGGTGGAGAGAATATCGCAATGGGCGGCCTCGCCCACGGTCCCCCCACGGACCGCAAAGCCATCGTCGTACGCGTCGACGAACGCCTGGACAGCTTCGGCGTCCACGTCCGAGACGACGACCTCCTCGATGTCCCGGATCTGGGAGATGGCTTCGAGCTGGGTGTGGGCCTGGTTCCCGGCGCCGATGAGCCCCAGTGAGGAAGCGTCCTCGGCGGCGAGGTGATCGGTCGCCACGCCCGCCGCGGCGCCGGTTCGTTTGTTCGTGAGGACCGTGCCGTCCATGATGGCAAGCGGGTATGCGGTCTCGGGGTCGCTATAGATGACCGTCCCCATGACCGTCGGCAGGTCGTGGTCGTCGGGGTTGTCCGGGTGGACGTTGACCCACTTGATCCCGGCCGCGTCCCAGTCGGTCACGTCGAGATACGCCGGCATCGAGCGGAAATCGCCGTTGTACTGGGGCAGATCGATGTACGATTTCGGTGGCATGTTGGCGTCCCCCCGGGCGTACGCCGCGAACGCATCTTCGAGTGCGTCGACGAGTGCGTCCATCGGCATCGCTTCGTCGACCACATCACTCGGGAGTATCAGTGTCGAACGATCGTCCATGTGGGGTACTCGGTTCCTCGTTAACTTATAAGGGCGCCATTTTTGCCGGATGATCCGGGGGTTAGATTCACGGCACCCGGCCCCAAATCGGACGGCATGGAATACGTCGAAGAGACCGACCGGATCGTCGTTCGACTGGCCCGCGGTGACCGGGTCATGGAATCCCTGGAGACCATCCGCGATGAGTGCGAGGTCACCGGCGCGTTTTTCTTCGGTATCGGCGCCGTCGACGAAGTGACGCTGGGCCACTACGACGTCGGCGAGCAGGATTACAAAGAACGGACCTTCGAAGAGGACTTCGAGGTGACGGGTTTACTCGGTAACATCGGGCCCGACAAGATTCACGCCCACATTCAGCTCGGTCGACGGGATTTCAGCACCCTCAGCGGCCACTTCGCCGGGGGTCGCGTGTCCGGGACCTTCGAACTGATCGTCGTCCCCGTGGCGACCGAGCTCGTCCACCAGTACGACGAACCGACGGGTCTGGACGTCTTCGACCTCGAGTGACAATTCGCCAGACGTTTCGATTGGTAGAGGTGAAATGAAGGGGTAGACGACGGGGGCGGGTCGGTCGAAAGCAAGAGAGAGAGGAAAAAATTCGTGGGGCTCGGCGATACTGGTCTGAGTGGAGGGGGTGGCCGGTCTTACATCGCGCCGCCCATGCCGCCCATACCGCCCATGCCACCCATGCCGCCCATACCGCCGCCCATGCCGCCGGCGCCGGGCGGGCCGCCAGCGTCTTCGTCATCGTCGGTGTCGACCTGACCGCCCTTGAGGTCGCCGGCCGCGATGACGTCGTCGATGCGGAGGATCATGACAGCCGCCTCGGTGGCGGACTCGATGGCCTGCGTCTTCACGCGGAGGGGTTCGACGACGCCCCCGCTCTCCATGTCGACGATATCGCCGGTGTACGCGTCGAGTCCGGTCTCCACGTCTCCAGCGTCGTGGGTGCTGCGGAGGTCGACCAGGGAGTCGATGGGGTCGTGGCCCGCGTTCTCGGCGAGCGTGCGCGGGACGACCTCGAGCGCGTCGGCGAAGGACTCGACAGCCAGCTGCTCGCGGCCGCCGACCGAGTCGGCGAAGTCACGGAGCATGCGGGCGAGTTCGGTCTCGGGTGCGCCGCCGCCGGGGACGACCTTGCCGTCTTCGAGGGTGACGCGAACCACGCCGAGGGCATCCTCGATGGCTCGTTCGACCTCGTCAACGACGTGCTCGGTGCCGCCGCGGAGAATGAGTGTGACCGAGCGGGCTTCCTCGACGTCCTCGATGAAGATGCGCTCGTCGCCGCCGATGTCCTTCTGCGCGACGGAACCGGCGGTCCCCAGGTCCGCGTCGGTGATGTCACGGGCGTTCGAGACGGCCGTGGCACCGGTCGCCCGGGCGATGGCCTGCATGTCGGAGCTCTTGACGCGACGGGCGGCCATAATGCCTTCCTGGGCGAGGAAGTGCTGGGCCATGTCGTCGATGCCGCCGTCCACGAAGACGACGTCGGTACCGGCCTCGGCCAGCGCGTCGACCATTTCGCGGAGCTGCTGTTCCTCGCGCTCGAGGAATTCCTGAAGCTGGTCGGGGTCGGTGACGTTGACCTCGGTGTCGACTTCGGTTTCGGCGACCTCGAGACCGTCGTCGATCAGCGCGACGTTGGCGTTTTCCGCGGCATAGGGCATGTTTTCGTCGACGCGGGTCTTGTCGACGATGACGCCCTCGACGAGTTCGGACTCCTCGATGGAGCCCCCGACGACCTTCTCGATGCTGACGTTGTCCGTGTCGATGCTGTCCTCGTCGGCGACCGACTGGACGGCCTGCACGACCAGTTCCGACAGCGTGTCCTTCGCGCTCTCGGCACCCTTGCCCGTCATCGCCGTGGCGGCGATCTGGGTGAGATGTTCGGTGTCGTCCTCGGAGATCTCGATGGCGACCTCATCGAGGAAGTCCTTGGCCTCCTCGGCGGCCTGACGGTATCCCTGCGCCAGTGTGGTGGCGTGGATGTCCTGCTCGAGCATCTCCTCGGCCTCCGAGAGGAGTTCACCGGAGAGAATGACGGCCGTCGTCGTGCCGTCGCCGACCTCGTTCTCCTGGGTTTCGGCGACCTCGACGATCATGTTGGCCGCCGGGTGCTCGATGTCCATCTCCTTCA is a genomic window of Halanaeroarchaeum sulfurireducens containing:
- a CDS encoding ornithine cyclodeaminase family protein; amino-acid sequence: MDDRSTLILPSDVVDEAMPMDALVDALEDAFAAYARGDANMPPKSYIDLPQYNGDFRSMPAYLDVTDWDAAGIKWVNVHPDNPDDHDLPTVMGTVIYSDPETAYPLAIMDGTVLTNKRTGAAAGVATDHLAAEDASSLGLIGAGNQAHTQLEAISQIRDIEEVVVSDVDAEAVQAFVDAYDDGFAVRGGTVGEAAHCDILSTVTPVESPIVSPEDVGDHTHINAMGADAEGKHELADDLLLNAKLVIDDYEQCTHSGEINVPWSAGVLDDAHLYGELGDVVTGEIAGRTAEDGVTVFDSTGLAIQDIVAAHVVYEHARDHDIGTDFDLMGV
- a CDS encoding PPC domain-containing DNA-binding protein, which produces MEYVEETDRIVVRLARGDRVMESLETIRDECEVTGAFFFGIGAVDEVTLGHYDVGEQDYKERTFEEDFEVTGLLGNIGPDKIHAHIQLGRRDFSTLSGHFAGGRVSGTFELIVVPVATELVHQYDEPTGLDVFDLE
- the thsA gene encoding thermosome subunit alpha, producing the protein MGNQPLIVLSEESQRTSGKDAQSMNITAGKAVAEAVRTTLGPKGMDKMLVDSSGNVVVTNDGVTILKEMDIEHPAANMIVEVAETQENEVGDGTTTAVILSGELLSEAEEMLEQDIHATTLAQGYRQAAEEAKDFLDEVAIEISEDDTEHLTQIAATAMTGKGAESAKDTLSELVVQAVQSVADEDSIDTDNVSIEKVVGGSIEESELVEGVIVDKTRVDENMPYAAENANVALIDDGLEVAETEVDTEVNVTDPDQLQEFLEREEQQLREMVDALAEAGTDVVFVDGGIDDMAQHFLAQEGIMAARRVKSSDMQAIARATGATAVSNARDITDADLGTAGSVAQKDIGGDERIFIEDVEEARSVTLILRGGTEHVVDEVERAIEDALGVVRVTLEDGKVVPGGGAPETELARMLRDFADSVGGREQLAVESFADALEVVPRTLAENAGHDPIDSLVDLRSTHDAGDVETGLDAYTGDIVDMESGGVVEPLRVKTQAIESATEAAVMILRIDDVIAAGDLKGGQVDTDDDEDAGGPPGAGGMGGGMGGMGGMGGMGGMGGAM